The DNA segment ACTTCTTTTGGCTGTGAGAGCGCCTCTGCAGTGGTGTTAACTCCCTTTGCAAGCTGGGTCCTGTTAAAGATAGCGTTGGCTGTGAGGTCGTAGATCTTATTGCCGGAAACGCCATTGAAGTTAGCCGCAAGATCAAAGCCTTTATAACCGAGGTTGAAATAAGCGTTATACATGATTTTGGGTAATGCAGAGCCTAATGCAACACGGTCCTTATCGGCAGTAACTGAACCATCACCATTTACATCCCTGAAGATATTCTTGCCATTTGCATCGATACCAAGAAATTCCTGCAGATAGAAGGTGCCGATCGGTTGACCGTTTACAAATCCATTGATAGCAACTTCAGTAAGACCGGCAGTATTGGCGATACCCGTATTGATCACCGTGAAGGGAGAATTTTTTACTTCATTATCAATAAAGGTAATGTTACCTCCTATTGAATAGAAGAAGCCACCGGATGTGGTATGACGATAATTAAGGTCGGCTTCAATACCCTGATTGATGATGTTCATACCCTTGACGTTGGTCCAGGTGGTAGGAGCTGGTTGAATAGGGTCGCCTGCCCTTACTTCTACGAGAATATTATTCGACACCTTCCTGAAGTAATCGATAGTACCACTGAGGGCGCCTCCCATGAGCTCAAAGTCGAGCCCAAGGTCTGTTTGGTTGGAAACTTCCCATTGAATATCGGGGTTAGCCAAACGCACAAAAACAGTTCCAATGGGATAAGCGCCGGTAGGATATAATGGATAACTGGCCCCGGCTGAATTGTCGGAGTTGTATAATGCCTGGGTAATTTTGGAAGGAATTTCCTGGTTACCTGTTTGTCCCCACCCTGCGCGAAGCTTGAGGTTATAAAAGGGGCTATTCTCCAGGAATTTTTCCTTTGATAGTATCCACGCACCGGAGAAGGAGGGGAAGATACCGTACCTGTTGTTGCTACCAAATTTAGAAGAACCATCAGCACGAAGTGTAGCAGTAAAGAGGTATTTATCATTATACTGGTAATTTACCCTTCCAAAGAATGATTGCAATTCGTTGATGGTAGCATAACCGGATGGCCTGTTACCAACAAGGGTTAATTCCTGACCGAGACCGGGGTTATACATTGGCTCTATATCATTGATCGGGAATTTATTGATATTTGTGCCTCTTCCCTGGACAAATATTTTCTGATACGAATGACCTGCCAGTGCAGTGAGTTTGTGCCGGTTGATCACTGTGGCATAGGTAAGATAGTTTTCGACCAGGTAGTTGCGATTATACGTATTATATGTTTCCAGCCTGCCATCACGCAGTGGCACTGCGTAGGGTTTGAATTGAATATCGCGGGTGCCGGTAGAGTTGTCGATACCGAAGTTGAGTTTGTAGGTAAAGCCTTTGAGGATAGTGAGTGTTCCGCTGATATTACCCAGTACACGGTTAATGGTGGTAAGATCTTTTTCCAGTTGGAGTACAAGCAATGGATTGGTGCCACTTTCGAAGGTATAAGGTTTACCATCTGGTCCGTAGGCTGGTATGGTAGGGTTGGTGGAAAGTGCGCTGCCAACGAGCGTGCTGATATTGGGACGTGCATTAACAGTGTTGCTGGCGCTGAGGTTTACATCAATGACCAACCTGTCTTCGAGCAGTTTCTGAGACATGTTCATGCGGCCGTTATAGCGTTTCAGCTCATTGTTCTTTAAAACACCTTCCTGTAATTGCATGCCGAAGGAGCCAAAGTAGGTAAACTTGTTGGAGCCGCCGGAGAGGCTGATATTATGATTCTGCGTAAAGCCGGTATGGGTGATCTCTTTCTGCCAGTCTGTATTGCCGCCAAAATCATCGAGGTCACCACCGAGTGCAGTCACCTGTTTTTTGTATTCTTCAGCGGAAAAGACGGGGAGGGCCCTGGCCATTTTGCTGAGTCCGGCACCAAAGGAATAATTTAAGGAGGTTGCGCCCGCCTTGCCTTTTTTAGTGGTAACAATGATGACCCCGTTAGCGCCTCTTGCACCGTAGATGGCAGTAGCAGAAGCGTCTTTGAGTACGTCCATAGACTCAATGTCCTGCGGGTTAAGGAAGGCGAGCGGGTTGATGGCGCCGCCTGTACTGGAATTATCGAGGGCAATTCCATCTACAACGAAAAGGGGGGTGCTTCCTGTTCTGACACCACCGGGTCCGCGAACGGTGATGTTTGTCATAGCGCCTGGTTCGCCGCTGGCGGTTGTTACTGTTACACCAGCAACCTTACCCTGTAACAGTTGCTCCGGAGAGGTGATGATACCTTTATTGAAGTCGGCGCTTTTTACTGATTTTACAGCGCCGGTTACATCACGTTTGGTGGATTTGCCATAGCCTACTACCACAACTTCCTCCGCAGTATTGGAGGATGATTGTTCCAGTTTCACTTCCAGTGTAATGTTGCCGGAGGCGTCGGGCTTGTTGCCGCTTACTACTTTTTCGGCATAGCCTACATGCGAGAAGGTAAATGTGTAAGTACCGTTTGCATCGAGGCCTTTAAATTCGAATGATCCTTTACCATCTGTTTGTGCAGATCGTTTGAACTGAGTTTTTTCACTGGCTACCACGACCGTGACACCGGGCATGGGAGCAGCTGATTCATTGACTACAGTTCCTTTAGCAGTTGTTTGGGTTGTTTGGGTAAATGCAGTCGCATACATAAGCAGATGCGTCAATAGCAGTACACCCCACCTGGTAACCCGTGGGTAGAATAGTTTCATTTGACTCTAATTTAAATTAGGTAGCAAAGTTGTTAGATTTTGGGGGCCATCCCCCACTAGTTTTGGTTATGAATACATTAAGTTAGTGATAACTAAATATTATCTTTTATCTTGTTACGAAACCGGTTTCGTGAGCGCAAGAGTCCGTTGGTCAGCTCATATATTAAACTTGATAAGATATTTGCTAAAAACCTTGTTTTATAGAATGATGCGTTTTTCTCTATATTGAGATTTGAATAACGCTCCATGAAAAAAGCCGTAGTTATTACCTGCCTGGCACTGGTTGCCTGTACCTCTTTTGCCCAACAAAAAAATACGCCCGCTACCCTTACTGCACTAACAGATTCTATCCATGCCCTTGTACAGCGGCAGCCTATTCCCGGTTTAATGGTGGGTATTACGACCAGGGATTCAGTTCTTTTTTCGGGTGGGTTTGGATATGCTGACGTGGAAGCAAAGCGGCCGGTAACAGGGCAAACACTTTTCCGGATGGGTTCTATTACCAAGCTATTTGTGTCATTGGGTATCCTTAAGCTGGTGGAAGCGGGAAAACTGAGCCTGCAGGATGAGTTAAAGAAGGTGGCTCCTGAAGTACCGTTTCGGAATCCATGGGAGGCTACACATCCTGTAAGGATTGTACACCTGCTGGAGCATACGGCAGGGTTTGATGATATGAAGCTGAACCGCATGTGTTCGCAGGATACGATAGCGTATGCAGGTAAGGAAGCTATGCTGCTACAACAACCTTCTTTGGTAAGCCGGTGGGCGCCGGGTGAAAGAATGGCTTATTCCAATCCCGGCTATGTGGTGCTGGGTTATATTATTGAGAAGATAACCGGTTCTTCTTATGATGAATTTATTATTGCCCAGGTATTAGAACCGCTGAGGATGCGAGCCTCCAATTTTAACCTGCGTAGTAAGTTTCCCGACAAAGATGTGAAGGAGTATGTGGTGCATGGCGGTAAGGTTAACAAGGTTCCGTCTGTTACTTGTTTAATGGGACCGGCAGGCGCCTTATGGTCGTGTCCGGATGATATGGTAAAGTTTGTTCAATTCTTTCTTAAGAACGGCGATTCTCTTTTTACTGTTAACAGTATCCGGGAAATGGAAACGATGCATAGTTCGCTGGCTGCTAACGCCGGACTTACGAGTGGGTATGGTTTGGGGAATACCAATCTATTTATTTATCAAAAGTATCCCTGGCGGGGCCATGGGGGATGGATGGGTACCTGCTTCTCCACTTGTGCCTATAACCAGGAGTTGGGTGTTGGTTTTGTATGTTCTTCCAACGGCAATCAATCGAACAGGGCCATTGAAAGATTGATCATGGATTATTTTGAGCAACAGTATCCGGGTAAAAAAACGGATACCGTTGCTATGGACCTGAAAGCTATTACTCCTTATATAGGGCAGTATCAGTTTGAGAGCCCCCGCAATGAGATTGCCAGCTTCAACGACAGGTTATTGGGCACACCCAGGGTGTACCTGGAGAATAATTCGCTGTATGTAAAGTTCTTTCCTGCAGGAATGGTAAAGCTGGTCCAGACCGCCCCGTTTATTTTTACTAAAGAAGGCGCCAATAGCGCCACCGTAATTTTTACAACGAATGAAGCCGGGAGGCGTGTGATGGTGATGGATGGCGCTTATTTTGAGCAGGCTTCTTTTGGGCGGGTGGCTGTTACGCGGTGGCTGGCGATTGTAGCTGTTTTGTTGGCAGTGATAGCTGTTGTTGCCGGGCTTGTTTCTTTGGTTGCTTATGTGGCCGGCAAGGTGAAACTGCGGCAGTTACCGGTACGGGTATTGCCCATGGTAGCGGTGGCTTTACTGGCATGGGCGGTGGTGAGCCTGCTACAAGTGCAAACGGAGAGCTACCTGCTGAGTGAATTGCAGCATGTGAGCGGGCGTAGTGTGGTTGTTTTTGCAGGTACTTTGTTGTTTGGTATTTTTTCCCTGCTGCATTTAGTGTTAGTGATCAGGCGGTTTGGAAAGATGGGTAATCGCTGGTTGTATGCTTATTGGTTGATCACGGCGCTTTCGCTTTGCTATATTTCCTTTGTTTTATTCCGGCATGGGTGGATTGGGCTTCGTACCTGGGCGATGTAAGCGGTGAGCCCCTCCCCGACTCCTCTGCGACCTCTAGCAAAATACCTGTTTCTGCCAGTATAGGCGGGGGCTGTCTGCAGTACGTGAGGGTAGGGTAACCCGTAGGTAATCCCCGGATGATCCCTAGGTGATCCCAAGATGGCATTCTCCTTATGTTCTCTGAAGGTTCTCTGAATATTCTCTGTAAGTTCTCTGTAGCTCGGTACGTATTTAATTTGATTGAATATGTATTTTGCGTAATTTGTAGGATAAATATCCTATTTATGCCACGAAAAAGAAAAAAGAAGAAAAGACGGAAACTTCCACCTCTTGATTATGATCCTCAAAAGTATGACTGGGTAAATACCAGGGAAGGCGGGTATCCCCGACGAAAAAAGGGAACTGTCAAGCCGGTCAAACTAAACAATACGCTTCAAAAGAATGTGGAGCTTACCCGCCCCACCAACGAGGCTGCTAAAAGGGTAATGGCCAAATTGTACCCGTTCCTGCAATATTTAAAGCTGGGACGTACGGTTGTAAGAATAGCCGGGCGCTTTAAGAAGTCCATTAATAAAAATGGCCAGATGGATTATACTTCCCTGGAAGGTCTGGATTTCCAGGATGATTATCGATTAGCAGATACGGCCTGGGGATTGGTGAGCGTACGGGAGAAAGCAGGCGTTTTATACCTGCTTTTTCCGGTGGGTAATATGCATGTGAAAAAGCATAGCTCGCTTGCCACAGGTTATTATGTAGAATTCATTTTATTATCCGGCAGTCCTGAGAAAGAAAATGTGCTGCGGATTGACAGTACTGAATCCAGGCTATATACTTTCGAAGAGGAAGGGAATGTTGACTGCCATCTTTCCATGCAGTTGCCAGAGAAAGAGCCCTGGATGGCATTGCTAAAGGTGAGCTGCACGTTTGAAAAGGAAGTAGCAGACACACCAAAATACTATGGGCTTAAAGTGGTGAAGGTGGGGAAGGGACAGAATAGTTAATTCATCAGTTCCTTCACCTTTGTTTTGATATAACCATTTTGCAGATACTGGTACAGGTTCTTGCCGGGGCAATCGGTTTTGGCGGAATGATCTTTATGTGAGGCGATGGTTTCGAATGGGATGTTGTATTTCTTGCAGCAATAAGCAATGAGCCTGGTGAGCGCTTCCAGTTGCTTTTGCGGCACCTCCTGCGTTTCGAAATTGCCCAGGCAGGAGATGAGCAGGTGACCGGCAGGATCGTATTCGGTAGCAGTTTCCCCCACGGTGTATACACTTCTTCCTTCATAGATGGTGCCATCGGGCGCAATCAAAAAATGATAAGGAATATCTACCCAGTTCCTGTCTTTGCCCATACCCCAGGTTTGTACGTTCTTAATGTGCTTAGCGGCATCCTTAGTAGAATCGAAGGCGGTGCCTTCATGATGGATGGTGAGCTTTACTGGTACGTGTTGCTTGAAGGGCTTAGGTGCTGCCGCATTCCAGCCCGAACGGGGTACAATGGCAGCAGCAGGCGTAACCATTTTTACCGTATTTTCTATTTCTTGCAGGGTGCTTTCATTACCGGTACGGTCTACCGCTGTTACAGCAATATGCGTGGGTACATTACCACCCTGCGGTATTTCAATGGTGGCAGACCGGTCGTTGCGGTTCATGATCTTGTAGTTCCAGAAAGGGTTGCCCGATTTGTCTTTGTATTTATGGTATACCACATAGTGGAATACATCTTTTGCATCGGGATGCGTCCAGCTTACCTGCAAGGCATTGCCCAACTGATCGAGCGTTACAGCAGGCGCTTCCGGTGCTTTGTTATCGAGCCAGGGACTGGCAGGGATCAATGCCTGTTTTTTATAAGGGCCATTGAGAATACCGTTGATCATGTTGGGATTTTTGGTGAGCTGCGATATGCTCCAATGTATCGCACCCGCACTTTTGGGCAGCATGCCACGGGTGGTCATGATCTGACCAATGATCTCATTGACGTTCCTGATGCTGGTATCAGTACCTACACTCATGCCTGGCCACAGGTGACGCTCTTTGGTGTTTTCGCCAGTCCACCAACCCAATAATATGGGAAAGCTTTGCGACTGGCGGCTGATGGGCCAGTATAGTTGCGGCGCAAAGTAGTCTATCCAGCCTTCGTTTAACCAGAGCTTTGCGTCGGCATATAGTACACTGTATTGATCAAAACCTGCTACGTATTCGGGATAACCGGGCCGCCAGATGCCAAAGGGACTGAGGCCAAATTTCACATGCTTCTTCTCTGCTTTGATTTCTTTGTAGAGCCGTTCAATGAATGTATTGACAGCATGACGACGCCAGTCGCCTCTTTCCAGTTTGCCGCCACCGGCTTTGTAAGCAGCATAGCTGACACTATCGGGAAAGTCCTGGCCCAGGTTATAATCGGGATAGGGATAGAAGTAATCATCAAAGTGCACGCCATCTATATCATACCGTTTTACGATATCCATCACTACTGCGGCTGAATGATCTTGTGTGCCTTTGAGGGCGGGATCGAACCACCAGTAGTTGCCCTGCTTCAGTTTTACTACGAGTTCAGGTCTTTTTTTAACGATGGAACTGTCAGATACTTCACCTCCTACGGTGTGATGCGCGCGGTAAGGATTGAGCCATACGTGCAGTTCCAGTCCGCGGTCGTGCGCGGCCTCTGTCCAGAACTCCAGCGGATCATAGAACGGGCTGGGCGCTTTACCCTGTGTACCGGTGAGGTAATAGGACCAGGGTTCTAAAGCGCTTTGGTATAAGGCATCGGCCTGTGGCCTTACCTGGAAGACAACGGCATTGAAGTTATTTGCTTTCAGGAAGTCGAGGAGGACAATGGCTTCCTGTTTCTGTTGTTCGGTGGAGAGGCCGGGTTTGCTGGGCCAGTTGATGTTGGCTACGGTAGCTACCCAGGCTGCGCGGAATTCTTTGGCTGCTTTGGGCGCAGCGGAGGGCGCAGGGAATGCCTGTGTTACCGGTGATTTTTTGGAAGCGGCGCAGGAATGCAATAGAAAAATGATGACAATGGCAGTAGTAAAGGATAGTAGTTTGCTGGGCATATTGCTCTATTGAAGTACTTTTTTGCAGTGAAGGGTTAAAGATACAGGTATGGACATTTGAAAGAAAGACAGGCCATTTAAATTCGCTAAAAATGTGCAGATATTTGCAGGATTTGTCGAGTGTGTTGTATTTGGAAATGCTTTGGGAAGGGTGGAACTTCAATAACCTGCAAGAGCGCAAGGAGGGTTCTAAAAAACAATGTTATTTTCGCTACCCTAAAGCGAACAGATGGCTAAGAAGAAAGATGCTGCAGCTATGACATTTGCAGACCGGGTGATTGATTTTAATAAGCATGTTCATTTTACAGGGAAGCTGCCTGCGGGCATACGTATTATGAATCCCTTCCGGGAAGATGAAAATATTATTCCTATCTCTTCCACATTCTATAAGAAGTTTTATGACGATTATAATACGCGTCATCTGATCCTGGGTATTAATCCCGGCCGGTTTGGCGGCGGCGTTACCGGCATTCCCTTTACCGATACGAAACGCCTCAAAAATGAGTGCGGCATTCCTTACACCGGGAAGGAGACCCATGAGCCTTCTTCCGTATTTGTGTATGACGTGATCAAGGCTTTTGGCGGGGTAGAAGCTTTTTATGGTAAGATTTATATTAATTCGATGAGCCCGCTGGGCTTTACGTCTGTTGCATCTAACAGAAAGGAGATCAATTATAATTATTACGACAGTAAGGAGCTTACGGATGCGGTGTATGATTTTATTGTAGAGAATGTGCGTACACAAATAGCATTGGGCGTGTATACGGATGTGTGCTTTTGTTTTGGCACGGGCAAGAATGAACAGTTCTTACGCAAGCTGAATGATAAGCATGGATTTTTTGGGAAGATCGTTGCGCTGGAGCATCCGCGGTTTGTGATGCAGTATAAGTCGAAGACGAAGCAGGTGTATATTGATAAGTATTTGGAGGCGTTTAGTGAAGTAATGGATGTCTTATAACTGTTGCGGAACGCAACGAAATAAAGCTGCGAGGCTGCAAGCCTCGCAGAGCGACAACAATTACTCGTCGTCGAATCTTTTTAATAGTTTATCGAGGTCGGGTTTTGTGATGTGGAGATTGAAGCTGCCGGTATGGACGAAGTTCTTTTCCCTTAGCTGTTTGAGCGTACGGTTAAGACTCCTGACGGAAATGGCGAGGTAATCGGCCAGGTCCTTTTTTGACAGGGGCAGTTCGTGATTGGAAAAGAGGGAAAGGAGCTTTAGCAGGGTATATTCCAACGGGTAGAGCTGCTGGTAAGAGACCCTGATGGCCAGTTGCCGCACCCGCGTAGCAAGCTCTTTTAAGATGATCTTATTGAATGCTGTATTGGTTTCCAGTAATTGCCAGAAGAAACTACTGTCTGTTTTATAGGCTACCAGTTCTGTAACCGCTTCCACCGTACTAAGGATGGGCGCACTGGTCAATAGTTCCAGTTCCCCGATGACTTCCCCTTCGCCAAAGAATTCAAGGATGTAGTCTTTGCTGTTCTCTTCCGTGATGTAGCATTTGGCTATGCCCTGCCTGACGAAGTACAGGTGATGGGCTTTCTGATCCTGCCTGAACAGTTTTTGACCCGGCTGAAAGGTCTGCTGCTGAATGCCGGGCAATTGTTGAATAAACTGCAATAAATCCTGGTTGGTGCGTATCATATCGGTGATCCGGGACAAATGTCCCATCTTTTTTTGTACTGACCATTATTTTGCGTGAAAATCCGGTAGTATATGTGGCTCTGGCGAATATTCATGATGATTTTAATACCCTTTTTTATGATTGGATGTACTGATGGGCGCCAGGTAGACGTAACCACCTTGCCCAAGGTAGAATTGCACCAGCATATGGATTGCTCCCTCAGCTTTGCCGTAGTGCAAAAGATTAATCCTGCCATTACTTACGAGGAATACAGACGCGATTTTGTAGCACCATCGAAATGTACTGACCTGGCAGATTATATTACCCGCGCTGTAAAGGCCGTGGACCTGATGCAAACGGAAGAGCAGCTAAGACTGGTTACGCTGGATGTTATTCAGCAATTGCAGAAAGACCATGTGATTTATGCAGAGTTACGGTTTGCCCCGCTGCAACACCTGCAGCAAGGACTTACCTCCCAGCAGGTAGTACAGGTTGTGAATGATGCTGTAGAAGAAGGTATCCGGCAAACCGGTGTACAGGTAGGAATTATTCTTTGTACCCTGCGCCATTATTCAAGGATGCAAAGTATGGAAACGGTGATGCTGGCGGAACAATTCAAAGGAACACATGTGGTTGGTTTTGATATTGCCGCCGATGAAGCAGGTTTCCCGGTTGATAACCACGTTTCCGCTTTTAAGTATGCCCACGAAAAAGGTATTCCCTGTACGGCACATGCAGGTGAAGCAAAGGGTGCTCCCAGTGTTTGGGAAACGCTGGAACATTTCCGTCCTTCGCGTATTGGCCATGGCGTGCGCAGCATGGAGGATGCTTCACTGATGGCGTATCTCCTGAAGCATGATATTCATCTGGAGGTTTGTCCCACCAGTAATATACAGACAGCTATTTATGAC comes from the Paraflavitalea devenefica genome and includes:
- a CDS encoding SusC/RagA family TonB-linked outer membrane protein, producing MKLFYPRVTRWGVLLLTHLLMYATAFTQTTQTTAKGTVVNESAAPMPGVTVVVASEKTQFKRSAQTDGKGSFEFKGLDANGTYTFTFSHVGYAEKVVSGNKPDASGNITLEVKLEQSSSNTAEEVVVVGYGKSTKRDVTGAVKSVKSADFNKGIITSPEQLLQGKVAGVTVTTASGEPGAMTNITVRGPGGVRTGSTPLFVVDGIALDNSSTGGAINPLAFLNPQDIESMDVLKDASATAIYGARGANGVIIVTTKKGKAGATSLNYSFGAGLSKMARALPVFSAEEYKKQVTALGGDLDDFGGNTDWQKEITHTGFTQNHNISLSGGSNKFTYFGSFGMQLQEGVLKNNELKRYNGRMNMSQKLLEDRLVIDVNLSASNTVNARPNISTLVGSALSTNPTIPAYGPDGKPYTFESGTNPLLVLQLEKDLTTINRVLGNISGTLTILKGFTYKLNFGIDNSTGTRDIQFKPYAVPLRDGRLETYNTYNRNYLVENYLTYATVINRHKLTALAGHSYQKIFVQGRGTNINKFPINDIEPMYNPGLGQELTLVGNRPSGYATINELQSFFGRVNYQYNDKYLFTATLRADGSSKFGSNNRYGIFPSFSGAWILSKEKFLENSPFYNLKLRAGWGQTGNQEIPSKITQALYNSDNSAGASYPLYPTGAYPIGTVFVRLANPDIQWEVSNQTDLGLDFELMGGALSGTIDYFRKVSNNILVEVRAGDPIQPAPTTWTNVKGMNIINQGIEADLNYRHTTSGGFFYSIGGNITFIDNEVKNSPFTVINTGIANTAGLTEVAINGFVNGQPIGTFYLQEFLGIDANGKNIFRDVNGDGSVTADKDRVALGSALPKIMYNAYFNLGYKGFDLAANFNGVSGNKIYDLTANAIFNRTQLAKGVNTTAEALSQPKEVNSNQTEVSSRYLKDGKYIRLNNLTIGYNFNPKALGLSRWVSAMRISLTGQNLFVITPYNGYDPDVNADRASNGITSYGIDYQSYPRARSFLLGFNVTL
- a CDS encoding serine hydrolase domain-containing protein — translated: MKKAVVITCLALVACTSFAQQKNTPATLTALTDSIHALVQRQPIPGLMVGITTRDSVLFSGGFGYADVEAKRPVTGQTLFRMGSITKLFVSLGILKLVEAGKLSLQDELKKVAPEVPFRNPWEATHPVRIVHLLEHTAGFDDMKLNRMCSQDTIAYAGKEAMLLQQPSLVSRWAPGERMAYSNPGYVVLGYIIEKITGSSYDEFIIAQVLEPLRMRASNFNLRSKFPDKDVKEYVVHGGKVNKVPSVTCLMGPAGALWSCPDDMVKFVQFFLKNGDSLFTVNSIREMETMHSSLAANAGLTSGYGLGNTNLFIYQKYPWRGHGGWMGTCFSTCAYNQELGVGFVCSSNGNQSNRAIERLIMDYFEQQYPGKKTDTVAMDLKAITPYIGQYQFESPRNEIASFNDRLLGTPRVYLENNSLYVKFFPAGMVKLVQTAPFIFTKEGANSATVIFTTNEAGRRVMVMDGAYFEQASFGRVAVTRWLAIVAVLLAVIAVVAGLVSLVAYVAGKVKLRQLPVRVLPMVAVALLAWAVVSLLQVQTESYLLSELQHVSGRSVVVFAGTLLFGIFSLLHLVLVIRRFGKMGNRWLYAYWLITALSLCYISFVLFRHGWIGLRTWAM
- a CDS encoding family 10 glycosylhydrolase encodes the protein MPSKLLSFTTAIVIIFLLHSCAASKKSPVTQAFPAPSAAPKAAKEFRAAWVATVANINWPSKPGLSTEQQKQEAIVLLDFLKANNFNAVVFQVRPQADALYQSALEPWSYYLTGTQGKAPSPFYDPLEFWTEAAHDRGLELHVWLNPYRAHHTVGGEVSDSSIVKKRPELVVKLKQGNYWWFDPALKGTQDHSAAVVMDIVKRYDIDGVHFDDYFYPYPDYNLGQDFPDSVSYAAYKAGGGKLERGDWRRHAVNTFIERLYKEIKAEKKHVKFGLSPFGIWRPGYPEYVAGFDQYSVLYADAKLWLNEGWIDYFAPQLYWPISRQSQSFPILLGWWTGENTKERHLWPGMSVGTDTSIRNVNEIIGQIMTTRGMLPKSAGAIHWSISQLTKNPNMINGILNGPYKKQALIPASPWLDNKAPEAPAVTLDQLGNALQVSWTHPDAKDVFHYVVYHKYKDKSGNPFWNYKIMNRNDRSATIEIPQGGNVPTHIAVTAVDRTGNESTLQEIENTVKMVTPAAAIVPRSGWNAAAPKPFKQHVPVKLTIHHEGTAFDSTKDAAKHIKNVQTWGMGKDRNWVDIPYHFLIAPDGTIYEGRSVYTVGETATEYDPAGHLLISCLGNFETQEVPQKQLEALTRLIAYCCKKYNIPFETIASHKDHSAKTDCPGKNLYQYLQNGYIKTKVKELMN
- a CDS encoding uracil-DNA glycosylase family protein; its protein translation is MAKKKDAAAMTFADRVIDFNKHVHFTGKLPAGIRIMNPFREDENIIPISSTFYKKFYDDYNTRHLILGINPGRFGGGVTGIPFTDTKRLKNECGIPYTGKETHEPSSVFVYDVIKAFGGVEAFYGKIYINSMSPLGFTSVASNRKEINYNYYDSKELTDAVYDFIVENVRTQIALGVYTDVCFCFGTGKNEQFLRKLNDKHGFFGKIVALEHPRFVMQYKSKTKQVYIDKYLEAFSEVMDVL
- a CDS encoding Crp/Fnr family transcriptional regulator encodes the protein MGHLSRITDMIRTNQDLLQFIQQLPGIQQQTFQPGQKLFRQDQKAHHLYFVRQGIAKCYITEENSKDYILEFFGEGEVIGELELLTSAPILSTVEAVTELVAYKTDSSFFWQLLETNTAFNKIILKELATRVRQLAIRVSYQQLYPLEYTLLKLLSLFSNHELPLSKKDLADYLAISVRSLNRTLKQLREKNFVHTGSFNLHITKPDLDKLLKRFDDE
- the add gene encoding adenosine deaminase; the encoded protein is MIGCTDGRQVDVTTLPKVELHQHMDCSLSFAVVQKINPAITYEEYRRDFVAPSKCTDLADYITRAVKAVDLMQTEEQLRLVTLDVIQQLQKDHVIYAELRFAPLQHLQQGLTSQQVVQVVNDAVEEGIRQTGVQVGIILCTLRHYSRMQSMETVMLAEQFKGTHVVGFDIAADEAGFPVDNHVSAFKYAHEKGIPCTAHAGEAKGAPSVWETLEHFRPSRIGHGVRSMEDASLMAYLLKHDIHLEVCPTSNIQTAIYDSITDHTVDKIYQSGVSMSINTDARTISDVSLTSEYKLLEQVFHWEKAHFLRCNLEAIDHAFTSEENKRLLREQLIKGYQ